One Aethina tumida isolate Nest 87 chromosome 5, icAetTumi1.1, whole genome shotgun sequence genomic window carries:
- the LOC109595954 gene encoding uncharacterized protein LOC109595954, producing MLCWCRLFVLVSISCGVFGFPDDGWEGNWFPHGPNEEDTNPKAQLPSTRNHLYDAHHGVVMGVADPSCDDAKTNLTIDWWDQPENYTCVEERHIYLPNYNVRPKLSSQHIPAEYSAPHRCMDEAIPYDVTIPTFGTHRPLWAKFGEYKFVPRQRWIHNLEHGSVVMLYHPCANPAEVKLLKSLVKSCLYRYVITPYNLLSSTRPLALVTWGYRLEMSKVAPDIIIDFIKEHALKGPEQTSRDGQYDHFLIEHAEVVPNSDINDVNLCPSSGLQM from the exons ATGTTGTGTTGGTGTCGGCTATTTGTTTTGGTTTCGATTTCTTGTGGGGTTTTCG GTTTTCCTGATGATGGCTGGGAAGGAAATTGGTTTCCTCATGGACCCAACGAAGAAGACACGAATCCAAAGGCCCAATTACCATCAACCCGCAATCATTTATACGACGCCCACCACGGGGTAGTGATGGGTGTTGCTGACCCCAGTTGTGACGATGcaaagacaaatttaacgATTGACTGGTGGGATCAACCAGAAAACTACACGTGTGTGGAAGAAAGACACATTTACCTCCCGAATTATAACGTCAGACCTAAATTGTCAAGTCAACACATTCCTGCTGAATATAGc GCGCCTCACAGATGTATGGACGAAGCCATACCATACGATGTCACCATTCCAACATT TGGGACACACAGACCTCTATGGGCAAAATTTGGCGAGTACAAATTCGTACCGAGACAAAGGTGGATACATAACTTAGAACACGGCTCTGTCGTCATGTTGTACCATCCTTGCGCTAACCCTGCTGAAGTTAAACTCCTAAAGTCTTTGGTCAAATCTTGCCTCTACCGCTATGTAATTACACCCTACAACCTGCTCTCATCAACCAGA ccTTTAGCTTTGGTGACGTGGGGCTACCGTTTGGAGATGTCAAAAGTAGCACCAGATATaatcattgattttattaaagagcATGCTTTGAAAGGTCCGGAACAGACCTCGAGAGACGGGCAGTACGATCATTTTCTTATAGAACATGCCGAAGTCGTACCGAATTCCGATATTAACGACGTCAATCTTTGTCCCTCAAGTGGTTTGCAAATGTAA